The following coding sequences lie in one Phragmites australis chromosome 8, lpPhrAust1.1, whole genome shotgun sequence genomic window:
- the LOC133925900 gene encoding uncharacterized protein LOC133925900, whose product MGNCLNKASKQRQRVDMMPEEEAESLSEMRRISQVLQEEEEEKEEEAAADEEAPAAEGLKLKIVLTRGELEWLMAHLKSGEQRLEDVLHHMRAIKGAGATRCADKDGGGWRPRLESILECLETAAT is encoded by the coding sequence ATGGGCAACTGCCTCAACAAGGCCTCAAAACAGAGGCAGCGCGTCGACATGATGCCCGAGGAGGAGGCAGAAAGCCTCTCGGAGATGAGGAGGATAAGTCAGGTGctgcaagaggaggaggaggagaaggaggaggaggcggcagcggaTGAGGAGGCGCCGGCTGCGGAGGGGCTCAAGTTGAAGATCGTGCTGACCCGCGGGGAGCTGGAGTGGCTCATGGCGCATCTCAAGAGCGGCGAGCAGCGCCTCGAGGACGTGCTCCACCACATGCGGGCCATCAAGGGCGCCGGCGCCACACGCTGCGCCGATAAGGACGGCGGCGGGTGGCGGCCACGCCTCGAGAGCATCCTCGAGTGCCTGGAGACCGCCGCTACCTAG